Proteins from a single region of Punica granatum isolate Tunisia-2019 chromosome 8, ASM765513v2, whole genome shotgun sequence:
- the LOC116189233 gene encoding kunitz trypsin inhibitor 5-like has translation MKAAAVISLSSLLLVTLVAFSPSLSSAASPPAKPLDISGQTLLTGTGYYILPVVRGRGGGVTLGQPRNGTCPLGVVQDQFEVSNGLPVTFSPASGKKGVIPLSTDLNIKFSAASICVQSTVWKLGPHDDKTGQWFVTTGGAEGNPGRETISNWFKIAELGKDYKLVFCPTVCNYCKVVCRDVGIYVDGATRRLALSDVPFRVMFKKA, from the coding sequence ATGAAGGCCGCAGCAGtgatctctctctcctccctcctcctcGTCACCCTCGTTGCGTTCTCTCCCTCACTGTCTTCGGCTGCATCTCCGCCGGCCAAGCCCCTTGACATATCGGGGCAGACACTCCTTACTGGCACCGGCTACTATATCCTCCCCGTAGTCCGTGGGCGTGGTGGCGGTGTCACGTTGGGCCAGCCCCGGAATGGCACCTGTCCCCTCGGTGTGGTCCAGGACCAGTTTGAGGTGTCCAACGGCCTCCCCGTGACATTCTCCCCTGCCAGTGGGAAGAAGGGAGTGATCCCCCTTTCCACCGATTTGAACATCAAGTTCTCAGCGGCAAGCATCTGTGTCCAGTCCACAGTGTGGAAGCTTGGACCCCACGATGACAAGACGGGGCAGTGGTTCGTGACCACGGGAGGGGCGGAAGGGAATCCCGGGAGGGAGACGATAAGCAACTGGTTCAAGATCGCGGAGTTGGGCAAAGATTACAAGCTCGTGTTTTGCCCCACCGTGTGTAACTATTGCAAAGTCGTGTGCCGGGACGTCGGGATCTATGTGGATGGCGCGACGAGAAGGTTGGCATTGAGCGATGTTCCCTTTAGGGTCATGTTCAAGAAGGCTTGA